In one Agathobacter rectalis ATCC 33656 genomic region, the following are encoded:
- a CDS encoding SseB family protein: protein MDKNKIKNKLKDDPAFTLEVQNPEVEALMTQYSSDKKAETLNKLIEKCTKSRFLVPANVGENNKPIPLFIKNGEGEAFMPIYTSKAQLSKDHPSPCIVNMPFLAVNNMVANKESKINGIAFNPFTHNLIFKKPLVEKIEAVEKARREGHPTSPTKGKTVQMTAEQYVIFERMQYEHIFLPAKMFEGGKEFMDRLADEKEKLIDELYEEAYQQKRMYPYMEEDFSVMSMQISDTLNVTRVDFPTRDMAPNCAIRAYLVWDDAASQGRYFVIDAKGDKTTELAEITEDYKRLGYGAAPVEGAELQTVLDLVKKSAEEQN, encoded by the coding sequence ATGGATAAAAATAAAATCAAAAATAAATTAAAGGATGATCCGGCCTTCACTCTTGAGGTGCAAAACCCGGAGGTTGAGGCGCTGATGACACAGTATTCAAGCGACAAAAAGGCGGAGACGCTCAATAAGCTCATTGAAAAATGCACTAAGAGCAGATTCCTGGTACCTGCAAATGTCGGAGAGAACAACAAGCCGATTCCGCTATTTATTAAAAACGGTGAGGGAGAGGCTTTCATGCCGATTTATACCTCAAAGGCACAGCTTTCTAAGGATCATCCGTCACCATGCATTGTAAATATGCCGTTTCTTGCAGTCAACAATATGGTGGCAAATAAAGAGTCAAAGATTAATGGTATCGCATTCAACCCGTTCACTCACAATCTGATTTTCAAAAAGCCTCTTGTAGAAAAGATTGAGGCAGTGGAAAAGGCCAGAAGAGAGGGACATCCTACATCACCGACAAAGGGCAAGACTGTACAGATGACAGCAGAGCAGTATGTCATCTTTGAGCGTATGCAGTATGAGCATATTTTCCTGCCGGCAAAGATGTTTGAGGGCGGCAAAGAGTTCATGGACCGACTTGCCGATGAGAAGGAAAAGCTAATAGATGAGCTGTACGAGGAGGCATATCAGCAGAAGCGTATGTATCCATATATGGAGGAGGATTTCTCTGTTATGTCTATGCAGATTTCTGATACGCTTAATGTCACCAGAGTCGATTTCCCGACAAGAGATATGGCTCCAAACTGCGCAATCCGTGCTTATCTCGTGTGGGATGATGCTGCGTCACAGGGCAGATATTTTGTAATTGATGCGAAGGGCGATAAAACTACTGAGCTGGCTGAGATTACAGAGGATTACAAGCGTCTTGGATATGGAGCTGCACCGGTTGAGGGTGCTGAGCTTCAGACTGTTCTTGACCTGGTTAAGAAAAGTGCAGAGGAACAGAATTAG
- a CDS encoding TetR/AcrR family transcriptional regulator C-terminal domain-containing protein produces MTQQGKNAIDLVLAESLIELSAKKPIDKITIKEITDKAGVIRPTFYNHFQDKYELIEWIIKSELLEPIKPLLNAGMIFEAIVLMLNNISANSVFYKKALKLEGAVTFNQIAMKCVYEMFMNIINEKSTGKKSKYRWLTPEVISTYYAQSLCFITEGWIAQGMDDIEPKEMAEAYMYLITRSMDDILSEL; encoded by the coding sequence ATGACACAGCAAGGTAAGAATGCAATAGATCTGGTGCTCGCTGAGAGCCTTATAGAGCTTTCGGCGAAAAAGCCAATCGATAAGATTACAATTAAAGAGATAACGGACAAGGCCGGAGTTATCCGCCCTACGTTTTACAATCATTTTCAGGACAAGTACGAGCTGATAGAGTGGATTATCAAAAGCGAGCTGCTTGAGCCCATCAAGCCACTGCTCAATGCCGGAATGATTTTTGAAGCGATTGTGCTGATGCTCAATAATATCTCGGCAAACAGTGTTTTTTACAAGAAAGCACTAAAGCTGGAGGGTGCAGTGACGTTTAATCAGATTGCCATGAAGTGCGTCTACGAGATGTTTATGAATATCATAAACGAAAAGAGTACAGGAAAGAAATCCAAATACCGCTGGCTCACACCGGAGGTGATTTCTACATATTATGCGCAGTCGTTGTGCTTTATCACGGAGGGCTGGATAGCCCAGGGCATGGATGATATTGAGCCGAAGGAGATGGCTGAGGCGTACATGTATCTGATTACGCGCTCAATGGATGATATACTAAGTGAGCTGTAG
- the rlmD gene encoding 23S rRNA (uracil(1939)-C(5))-methyltransferase RlmD, which translates to MAGNQGNYRENPTRNEKKYKKANGQPRLKEKSSRAKSDNVCPYAKKCGGCDYQGVEYKEQLKTKQAYMKKLLKPFCFVEPIVGMKNPLYYRHKVHAAFDCTRRGQIVAGAYRKNTHDVVDIESCMIEEQESDEIIRDIKDMLRSFRIKTYDEDTGYGLLRHVLVRKGYATGQIMVVLVLASPILPSKNNFVKALRKKHPNITTVVLNVNDKKTSMVLGDRNITLYGKGFIEDKLCGCTFRISPGSFYQVNPVQTELLYEKAIHEAHLTGKERIIDAYCGTGTIGIIAAKNAGEVIGVELNRDAIRDAVINAKRNDIRNIRFYNDDAGKFMVEMAQKGEKADVVIMDPPRTGSDEAFLSSVVKLSPERVVYVSCGPETLARDLKYLTKHGYTVKRATPYDCFPFTSHIETVCCLTFQGR; encoded by the coding sequence ATGGCGGGAAATCAAGGCAATTACAGGGAAAACCCCACGCGTAATGAGAAGAAATACAAAAAAGCCAACGGACAGCCGAGACTAAAGGAGAAAAGCAGCCGGGCAAAGAGCGATAACGTATGTCCGTATGCGAAGAAATGTGGCGGATGCGACTATCAGGGCGTAGAATATAAGGAACAGTTAAAAACCAAGCAGGCATACATGAAAAAGCTGCTAAAGCCTTTTTGCTTTGTGGAGCCGATTGTCGGCATGAAAAATCCGCTCTATTATCGTCACAAGGTTCATGCAGCCTTTGACTGTACGAGGCGCGGTCAGATTGTGGCGGGAGCCTACAGGAAAAACACACATGATGTGGTGGATATAGAAAGCTGCATGATAGAGGAGCAGGAGTCAGATGAGATAATAAGGGACATAAAGGATATGCTCCGCTCATTCAGGATAAAGACCTATGATGAGGACACCGGCTATGGGCTTCTCAGACATGTGCTTGTAAGAAAGGGTTATGCAACAGGGCAGATAATGGTAGTGCTTGTCCTGGCATCGCCGATACTTCCATCGAAGAATAATTTCGTAAAAGCACTCAGGAAAAAGCATCCCAATATCACGACAGTGGTGCTCAACGTGAATGATAAAAAGACAAGCATGGTGCTCGGAGACAGAAACATCACGCTTTATGGCAAGGGCTTCATAGAGGATAAGCTGTGCGGCTGCACCTTTCGCATCTCACCAGGCTCGTTTTATCAGGTGAATCCGGTACAGACGGAGCTTTTATACGAAAAAGCCATTCATGAGGCACACCTCACCGGCAAGGAGCGCATAATCGATGCATACTGCGGCACCGGAACAATAGGCATCATAGCAGCGAAAAATGCAGGTGAAGTCATCGGGGTCGAGCTAAACCGTGATGCAATCCGCGATGCAGTCATCAATGCAAAGCGAAACGACATCAGAAATATCCGCTTCTACAATGACGATGCCGGAAAATTCATGGTTGAGATGGCACAAAAGGGTGAGAAAGCGGATGTTGTCATAATGGATCCTCCAAGAACCGGCAGCGACGAGGCATTTTTATCATCGGTTGTCAAGCTGTCACCGGAGAGAGTGGTGTATGTGTCATGTGGTCCGGAAACACTGGCGAGGGATTTAAAGTATCTCACAAAGCATGGATATACAGTGAAGCGTGCAACACCATATGACTGTTTTCCATTTACAAGCCACATTGAAACGGTTTGTTGTCTTACTTTCCAAGGGCGCTAA
- a CDS encoding NUDIX hydrolase → MRTLYTFDKHNYSDDMEVFERFAVRAVIIRDGKLAMQQAGEGYYKILGGGIDAGESNEVALAREVREEAGLLVVPESIRECGKVIEKRRDIFEADKIYYCHTYVYFCDVKDEHVAAQMTDSEIRLEYHLSWATPDEIIKANSAFLDKEWIARDTKIVELIKEMC, encoded by the coding sequence ATGAGAACGCTATATACATTTGACAAACACAATTATTCCGATGATATGGAGGTATTTGAGCGCTTCGCGGTGCGCGCGGTTATTATCAGAGACGGAAAGCTTGCCATGCAGCAGGCCGGTGAGGGCTACTACAAGATACTGGGCGGCGGCATCGATGCAGGCGAGAGCAACGAGGTGGCGCTGGCACGGGAGGTGCGCGAGGAGGCAGGGCTTCTTGTCGTGCCGGAAAGCATCAGGGAGTGCGGAAAGGTCATAGAAAAGAGGCGCGATATATTTGAGGCTGACAAGATATATTACTGTCACACCTACGTGTATTTCTGTGATGTGAAGGACGAGCATGTGGCAGCACAGATGACAGACAGCGAGATAAGGCTTGAGTATCATCTGTCATGGGCTACGCCGGATGAGATAATAAAGGCCAACAGCGCTTTTCTTGATAAAGAATGGATAGCAAGAGACACTAAGATTGTTGAGTTGATAAAAGAAATGTGTTAA
- a CDS encoding DMT family transporter translates to MNTASKTRHVFILFLADIVWGIAFVAQSKGGDAVGAFSFNGIRFLIGALCLLPVIKILDKKELTVNRPESKKQKKELWIAGSCCGIALFFASNLQQLGISMGAESGKAGFLTATYILMVPILGIFLKRKCGVKIWIGVFIALIGMYFLCMNGTFSLSGSDLLLLAGALCFAIQILVIDHFVSHVDAVRLSCIEFFVTGLGSCIVMIFTDMGPSAGGLAQWAQSLCTWDAWIPILYAGIFSSGVGYTLQIVGQKGLNPAVASVAMSLESVVSVIAGWILLGQMLGGREIFGCVLMFIAIIIAQLPDREYTK, encoded by the coding sequence ATGAATACAGCCTCAAAGACAAGACATGTCTTTATTTTGTTTTTGGCAGATATAGTCTGGGGAATAGCCTTTGTAGCGCAGTCAAAGGGAGGGGATGCAGTTGGAGCATTTTCATTCAACGGCATCCGCTTCCTTATTGGTGCGCTCTGCCTTCTGCCGGTCATAAAAATACTGGATAAGAAAGAGCTGACGGTAAACAGACCTGAAAGCAAAAAGCAAAAGAAAGAGCTTTGGATAGCCGGAAGCTGTTGTGGAATAGCACTTTTCTTTGCGAGCAACCTGCAGCAGCTTGGAATCAGCATGGGCGCAGAATCCGGCAAGGCAGGATTTCTTACAGCTACATATATACTTATGGTGCCTATACTAGGGATTTTCCTTAAAAGAAAATGCGGAGTCAAAATATGGATAGGTGTATTTATTGCACTGATAGGCATGTATTTTCTGTGTATGAATGGGACATTTTCACTTAGTGGCTCGGATTTGCTCCTGTTGGCAGGGGCATTGTGCTTTGCGATACAGATACTTGTGATTGACCATTTCGTGTCACATGTAGATGCGGTCAGACTCTCATGTATTGAGTTTTTTGTCACCGGACTTGGCTCATGTATAGTGATGATTTTTACAGATATGGGACCGTCTGCCGGCGGCTTAGCACAGTGGGCACAGTCGCTTTGCACATGGGATGCATGGATTCCGATTCTCTATGCCGGTATTTTCTCAAGCGGAGTGGGCTATACGCTGCAGATTGTCGGACAAAAGGGCTTAAACCCGGCGGTGGCATCGGTGGCGATGAGTCTTGAGTCGGTGGTTTCTGTGATTGCAGGATGGATTCTGCTGGGCCAGATGCTAGGTGGCAGAGAAATTTTTGGATGTGTGCTCATGTTTATTGCGATAATTATTGCACAGCTTCCGGATAGGGAGTATACTAAATAG
- a CDS encoding helix-turn-helix domain-containing protein — MEKVITLEKALKRIEELENENAELREELEYYKNRKLSGRQKHNAKWMAIYNDFVAGYESGMTMIEIARRNNVSERTIYRYKAYYDKMRKVEVDE; from the coding sequence GTGGAGAAGGTAATAACACTTGAGAAAGCATTAAAAAGAATTGAAGAATTAGAAAATGAAAACGCCGAGCTGCGCGAAGAACTGGAATATTATAAAAATCGTAAATTAAGCGGAAGGCAGAAGCATAATGCAAAATGGATGGCAATCTACAATGATTTTGTTGCCGGTTATGAAAGTGGAATGACTATGATAGAGATTGCAAGAAGGAATAATGTCAGTGAGAGAACGATTTACAGGTATAAAGCGTATTATGACAAGATGAGGAAAGTGGAAGTTGATGAGTAG
- a CDS encoding D-alanyl-D-alanine carboxypeptidase family protein, which translates to MRNNSRKNYRRRRQNTRASQIKLVGIVAVIVVIAIIIVISCFNKTKKDSNKAKDTGTATENVTGVTEQVSETEEAKELFAPKESDATAAIGDELESSYAVVIDEQDGTVVAGKNAHEKMYPASMTKVMTVLVAAEQAEKNAIAAAENENTEIDRQAVIENKLNEVVTITREATDYSYVHDCSTTGFLDGEQVPLRDVFNGTILPSGGESAYQLAVYTAGSMEAFVDMMNQKAAELGIGQTTHFANPVGIYDENNYSTAYDMAVIMQAAMQDDICKTVLSNHTYSTAATPQHPENLNISNLFLRRIEDRMTSGEVIGAKTGFVNQSGNCAVSYEKAASGKTYICVTAGASSGWHCIDNHVYLYNTYGK; encoded by the coding sequence ATGAGAAATAATAGCAGAAAAAATTACAGACGCCGCAGACAAAATACAAGAGCTTCACAGATTAAGCTTGTAGGAATAGTGGCTGTGATAGTCGTTATAGCGATTATAATAGTTATATCGTGCTTTAATAAAACAAAAAAAGACAGTAATAAGGCAAAAGACACAGGAACGGCCACAGAAAATGTGACCGGTGTGACTGAGCAGGTAAGTGAGACAGAGGAAGCAAAGGAGCTCTTTGCACCAAAGGAGTCTGATGCTACAGCAGCAATCGGAGATGAGCTTGAGAGCTCTTATGCCGTAGTGATTGATGAGCAGGACGGCACAGTTGTTGCGGGAAAAAATGCTCATGAGAAAATGTATCCGGCTTCCATGACAAAGGTTATGACAGTGCTTGTAGCAGCAGAGCAGGCTGAGAAAAATGCAATTGCTGCAGCGGAGAATGAAAACACCGAAATAGACAGGCAGGCTGTGATAGAAAACAAGCTCAACGAGGTTGTTACAATTACAAGAGAAGCCACAGATTATTCATATGTGCATGATTGCAGTACAACAGGCTTTTTAGACGGTGAGCAGGTGCCTCTTCGCGATGTGTTTAACGGAACCATCCTGCCATCAGGTGGAGAATCGGCATATCAGCTTGCGGTTTATACAGCAGGCTCCATGGAAGCATTTGTCGATATGATGAACCAGAAGGCAGCAGAGCTTGGTATAGGCCAGACCACACATTTTGCAAACCCTGTCGGCATATATGATGAGAACAATTACAGCACAGCCTATGATATGGCGGTCATCATGCAGGCAGCGATGCAGGACGACATTTGTAAAACAGTACTTTCAAATCATACATATAGCACGGCTGCAACACCGCAGCATCCGGAGAACCTGAACATATCAAATCTGTTCCTGCGCCGAATAGAGGACAGGATGACAAGTGGCGAGGTAATCGGTGCAAAGACAGGCTTTGTAAATCAGTCCGGCAACTGTGCGGTCAGCTATGAGAAGGCAGCAAGCGGAAAGACATATATATGTGTGACAGCAGGCGCTTCAAGCGGATGGCACTGTATAGATAATCATGTGTATTTATATAATACATACGGCAAGTAA
- a CDS encoding HdeD family acid-resistance protein encodes MKEFLGRIKADFLLSSVLCIALGLVFIIWRASVLTIVANVLAVVLIIIGVVYMCSYFLNIVTNGFSAMLGLVVLAVGIWFLVQPKVVVSLIPIVIGLVLIFHSIRSIIEAVDARKYGYGGWSVGLIFSIISLIFGIICVTNAFDVMKTATVVVGIILIFNGVSNIWITSRATKAESAYNKQKEFEATFVEDRKEDN; translated from the coding sequence ATGAAGGAGTTTTTAGGCAGAATAAAGGCTGATTTTCTACTGTCATCAGTGCTTTGCATAGCGCTGGGACTGGTGTTTATCATATGGAGAGCTTCGGTGCTCACGATTGTGGCCAATGTGCTTGCGGTAGTGCTTATCATCATCGGAGTGGTCTATATGTGCAGCTATTTTTTGAATATAGTTACGAATGGTTTTTCAGCGATGCTGGGGCTTGTGGTTTTGGCAGTGGGTATATGGTTTCTGGTACAGCCAAAGGTTGTGGTGAGCCTGATACCTATAGTCATCGGTCTGGTGCTCATTTTTCACAGCATCAGGAGCATTATTGAGGCAGTGGATGCCAGAAAATACGGTTACGGAGGCTGGAGTGTCGGCCTGATTTTTTCAATAATCAGTCTGATTTTTGGAATAATCTGTGTGACAAATGCATTTGATGTAATGAAGACAGCCACTGTTGTTGTCGGTATCATACTGATTTTCAACGGAGTATCCAATATCTGGATTACAAGCCGTGCCACAAAGGCTGAGAGCGCCTACAACAAGCAAAAGGAGTTTGAGGCAACGTTTGTTGAGGACAGAAAAGAGGACAATTAA
- a CDS encoding ORF6N domain-containing protein, translating into MAEEKKEEIAVIEITEEYMKERIYEIRGQRVILDSDLSEIYGYTTKAFNQQVKNNIEKFDEDFMFELTDDEVEDLRSNFLTANLNSKSRYNPHVFTEQGLYMLMTVLKGPLAVKQSKALIRTFKRMKDYILENRDLIGQRELLQLSMETANNRIEISKINSDMISLEKQISDVAEGLKDVVTKSELADMMNSFISDDDEKWLMFNAKFSSADEVYESIYRQAKSSIYVVDNYIGLRTLVHLKNSPTGVNIILFSDNVGNNKLHNIEYTDFRKEYPTVKLSMKKTGGIFHDRFIVLDYGTADERVFLCGASSKDAGARITSIVEDYGIAKYNSVIAGLLKNSALVLPK; encoded by the coding sequence ATGGCAGAAGAGAAGAAAGAAGAGATTGCAGTAATTGAAATTACAGAAGAGTATATGAAAGAAAGAATTTATGAAATCAGAGGTCAAAGAGTAATCTTAGACTCAGATCTTTCTGAAATATATGGTTATACCACAAAAGCATTCAACCAACAGGTAAAAAATAATATTGAGAAATTTGATGAAGATTTTATGTTTGAATTAACGGATGATGAGGTAGAAGATTTGCGGTCAAATTTTTTGACCGCAAATCTTAACAGTAAGAGTAGATATAATCCTCATGTATTTACAGAGCAAGGACTATATATGCTGATGACTGTTTTAAAAGGGCCATTGGCTGTTAAACAGAGTAAGGCATTAATAAGAACCTTCAAAAGAATGAAAGATTACATATTAGAAAATCGTGATTTAATCGGTCAGAGAGAATTACTTCAGTTAAGTATGGAGACTGCAAATAACAGAATTGAAATCAGCAAAATCAATTCTGATATGATATCTCTTGAAAAACAGATTTCTGATGTTGCAGAAGGATTGAAGGATGTAGTGACGAAATCTGAACTTGCGGATATGATGAACAGTTTTATTTCAGATGATGATGAAAAATGGCTTATGTTTAATGCAAAATTTAGTAGTGCGGATGAGGTTTACGAGTCTATTTACAGGCAGGCAAAGTCATCAATATATGTGGTTGATAATTACATTGGTTTAAGAACGCTGGTACATCTTAAGAATTCTCCAACAGGAGTAAATATTATTTTATTTAGCGATAATGTTGGGAATAATAAACTTCACAACATAGAATATACGGATTTCCGTAAGGAATATCCAACTGTAAAACTGTCAATGAAGAAGACTGGTGGCATATTCCATGATCGGTTTATCGTGCTGGATTATGGAACGGCGGATGAGAGAGTCTTTCTGTGTGGTGCTTCTTCCAAGGATGCCGGGGCTAGAATAACAAGCATTGTTGAGGATTACGGAATAGCCAAATACAACTCTGTTATTGCAGGATTATTGAAAAATTCGGCATTAGTATTACCGAAATAG